The Christiangramia forsetii KT0803 DNA segment CAGGAGTTGTTGGATTCACCGGATTGTCTTTTGACGGTATTGAGGTGATTCGAGTAATGTTCTTGATTTTTGCGGACTTACTGGTAATTTCTTTAATGGCTAAATTGTTCTTCCCTGATAAGCCAGGAATGAAATATCAGCCAGTAAAAAAATAATAAACCTATTATAATATAATTGGTAATGAACCCGGAGTTTTGACTTCGGGTTTTTTTATGGAATAATTTATGATGCAATTCCTATATTTAAGCTTATTATTTAAATTATGAAAAGACTTCTACTAGCAGTTTTCACCATCTTAATTTGTACTAATTTATCCTCACAGGAGTTTAGAGTTGTAAAGGGGGGAGTCACAGATTCGTTACCTATAGCAGCTGGAATTTCTGATACCTATGCGCTTTATACCCCATCAGATTATTCTCCCGAGAAAAAATGGCCTGTTATTTTTGTTTTTGATCCAAAGGGTAGGGGAGCAACCACTGCAAATTTATTTAGAGCAGCTGCAGAAGACCAAAAATATCTTATAGCCTCTTCAAATATTAATCTTAAATCTAAACCTATAGATACAATCATTAGTACTGCAAGATCCATGATGAATGAAGTTTTAAATTCATTTCCCATAGATCCGGCAATGGT contains these protein-coding regions:
- a CDS encoding DUF1328 domain-containing protein, which translates into the protein MKKKTLLFLVLALVTGVVGFTGLSFDGIEVIRVMFLIFADLLVISLMAKLFFPDKPGMKYQPVKK